In Deltaproteobacteria bacterium, a genomic segment contains:
- a CDS encoding RidA family protein, translating to MSEKQVNDLGIEAKLKELGLVLPEPVKAPSGVVLPFSWVRVRGNRAFISGHPPLNPDGSLANPLGKVGAEVTLEEGYQAARLTALAILGDLKRTLGDLDRISAWLRVFGMVNAAPGFNQLPSVINGFSDLIIELYGKERGDHARSAVGLAELPFNIPVEIEGEVEIIG from the coding sequence ATGTCGGAAAAGCAGGTAAACGATTTGGGTATAGAAGCCAAACTAAAAGAACTGGGGCTGGTCCTGCCGGAACCGGTCAAGGCCCCTTCGGGGGTAGTACTGCCCTTTTCCTGGGTCAGGGTGCGGGGCAACCGCGCCTTTATTTCCGGCCATCCCCCCCTCAACCCTGACGGTTCTCTGGCCAATCCTCTGGGAAAGGTCGGGGCCGAGGTTACCTTGGAAGAAGGCTATCAGGCGGCCAGGCTGACCGCCCTCGCCATCCTGGGGGACCTGAAACGCACCCTGGGAGACCTGGACCGGATCAGCGCCTGGTTGCGGGTCTTCGGCATGGTCAATGCCGCCCCGGGTTTTAATCAACTGCCCTCGGTGATCAATGGCTTCTCGGATTTGATTATTGAGTTGTATGGAAAGGAAAGAGGGGATCATGCCCGGTCGGCCGTGGGCCTGGCCGAGCTGCCCTTTAATATCCCGGTGGAGATCGAAGGGGAAGTGGAAATCATTGGTTGA